The genomic DNA TCGGCGCGCGCCGAGGCTTTGGTTGCCGCCTTCGCCCGCGCTGAACAGGATGGCCGCTTCGCCGCCGCGGCCCGCCTGCTGGAACCGGCGCTGAATGAGATTCCCCCCTCGGCCGAGCCCGCCGCCTTGGCCCCCGACGCGGTGCGCGCCCTGATGCTTCTGGGCCAGCGCGAGCGAGCCGGCGCCTGGTACCGGCAACTCAAGGGCGGCGCTTCCGGCGCGAAGGCCGCGGCGCGCCTCAAGCCCATGCTCCGGTTGGCCGGCATGAGCGAGGCTTCCGACTGGAATCCCCACGACATCGATGCCTGGTGGAATACCGCCAAGGACGACCGCAACGTCCGCGACCGTGCAGCCCTGTTGTTCGGCCTGTTGGAAGGATTCGACAATTTCGTGCCGGATTCCTTCTGGGACCGCTTGGCGTCGGGCCCGGCGACCACCAATGCCGCCATGCCCCATGCAGCCCTTTGGCAACGCCTGTCGGTCGCCACCCGCTATGGCCGGTTAGGCGAAACCGTTCTGATCTCGCTAATTGCCATTGGCGACGACGGTCCCGCCCAGGCCCACCCCGTCGTGATGCGCCAAGTCATCGCCGCCTTGCGCGCCGTGCGCCTGGAGGCCGAGGCCCGTGCCCTGGCCGTCGAAGCCATGGCCGTGGGATGGAAATGAGATGAGGCGGCTCGGGCGTCCCGCTCCGGCGGCCGGAGCGGCGGTTCCGCCCTCGCCCCAGGTCGACGCTTTCCTGGAGATGATGTCGGGGGAACGAGGCGCCGCCGCCAATACGCTGGAGTCCTACCGCCGCGACTTGGAAGACTTCGCCGCCTTCGCCTTCCGCCGCGGCCAATGCCCGGAAAATGCCGACGCCGTCCTGATCCGCGCCTATCTGGCGGCCCTGGCCGGGGCCGGCATGGCCCCACGCACCTCGGCGCGCCGGCTGTCGGCGTTGCGCCAGTTCTTCCGTTTCCTGTTTGGCGAGAAGCTGCGGGGCGACGACCCCTGTTCCCTGATCGACAGCCCGCGCCAGGGCCGTTCCCTGCCCAAGTACCTGAGCGAGGCCGAAGTGGATCGCCTGTTGGAAACCGCCCACGGCCATTCCGGCCCGGAAGGCCTTCGACTGGCGGCCATGCTGGAGGTCCTCTACGGCTCCGGCCTGCGGGTTTCCGAATTGGTGGGCCTGCCGCTGTCCGCATTGTCCCGCGACGGCCGGTTCCTGATCGTACGCGGCAAGGGCAGCAAGGAGCGCATGGTTCCCCTGGGCGAGCCGGCCACCGAAGCCGTCAAAGCCTACCTGGAGACGCGCGAGAATTTCCTCCCCAAGCGGCGGGCCAAGGCCGTCTCCTCTCCCTTCCTGTTCCCCTCGCGAGCCGCCGAAGGCCACCTGACCCGCGCCCGCTTCGCCCAGATGCTGAAGGACTTGGCCGTCGAGGCGGGGATCGATCCGCGCCACATCTCGCCCCACGTGCTGCGCCATTCCTTCGCCAGCCACCTGCTGGCCCACGGCGCCGACCTGCGGTCCCTGCAGCAGATGCTGGGCCATGCCGACATCGCCACCACCCAAATCTATACCCATGTGCTGGACGAGCGCCTCAAGGCTCTCGTCCAGCAGGCCCATCCCCTGGCGGGACCGTCCCGCAAGACCTGAGGCATCCCATGCGCAAGACTTTCAAGGACTTCGTCGCCGAGGCGGCATCCCGCATCAAGGAGATATATCCCTGGGACCTGGAGGAGGACTTGCGGGCCGGCCAGGACATCCTGCTGCTCGATGTGCGCTGTCCGTCCGAATTCGACCGCATGCGCATCGAAGGATCGGTCAACGTGCCGCGCGGTATCCTGGAGACCGCCTGCGATTACGGCTACGAGGAAACCGAACCGGTCCTGGTGGAGGCGCGCCGACGGCCCATCGTCGTCATCTGCCGGTCGGGAAACCGCAGCGTTCTCGCCGCCTGGACGCTTCGGGAGATGGGGTTCGAGGATGTCGCCTCCCTCAAGCTGGGCCTGCGCGGCTGGAACGACGACGAGATGCCGCTATGGGACGCGGCCGGCAACCGCGTTTCCCCGGATATCGCGGAGAAGTATTTCCAGCCCGTCCTGCGTCCGGAACAACAGGGCCCCGCCGGAGCGAAAATCCGATGACCCGTCTCATGCGATCCCTCCTGGTGCTGCCCGCCCACAACCGCCGCTTCCTGGAGAAGGCGGCGGGGAGCGGGGCCGACGCGGTGCTGCTCGACCTGGAGGATTCGGTCCCGGCGGCCGACAAGGACTCGGCCCGCCGGACCCTGGTCGAGGCTTTGAACGAACTGGACTGGGGCCGCAAGACGGTGATGGTGCGGGCCAACGGCCTGGAAAGCCCCTGGACTTACCAAGATGTCATCGCCGTCCTGGGGGGCGCGGGCGGCCGGTTCGATCTGTTCATGCTGCCCAAGGTGGAACGTCCCGGGGACATCGTGACGGTGGCGACCCTGATCGACCAAGTGGAACGCTCCTTGGGCCTCGCCAAGCCGGCGGGGCTGGACGCGCTGATCGAGACGGCCGGTGGCCTGCGCCACGCCGAGGCCATCGCCGAGGCTCATCCGCGCCTGGAGGGCCTGCATTTCGGTCCTGCCGACTATGCGGCGTCCATGGGTATCCGCACCACCGCCATGGGCGGCGCCAATCCCGATTACCAGATGCTCACCCATCCGGAC from Magnetospirillum sp. WYHS-4 includes the following:
- a CDS encoding rhodanese-like domain-containing protein, coding for MRKTFKDFVAEAASRIKEIYPWDLEEDLRAGQDILLLDVRCPSEFDRMRIEGSVNVPRGILETACDYGYEETEPVLVEARRRPIVVICRSGNRSVLAAWTLREMGFEDVASLKLGLRGWNDDEMPLWDAAGNRVSPDIAEKYFQPVLRPEQQGPAGAKIR
- the xerD gene encoding site-specific tyrosine recombinase XerD — its product is MRRLGRPAPAAGAAVPPSPQVDAFLEMMSGERGAAANTLESYRRDLEDFAAFAFRRGQCPENADAVLIRAYLAALAGAGMAPRTSARRLSALRQFFRFLFGEKLRGDDPCSLIDSPRQGRSLPKYLSEAEVDRLLETAHGHSGPEGLRLAAMLEVLYGSGLRVSELVGLPLSALSRDGRFLIVRGKGSKERMVPLGEPATEAVKAYLETRENFLPKRRAKAVSSPFLFPSRAAEGHLTRARFAQMLKDLAVEAGIDPRHISPHVLRHSFASHLLAHGADLRSLQQMLGHADIATTQIYTHVLDERLKALVQQAHPLAGPSRKT
- a CDS encoding CoA ester lyase, which encodes MTRLMRSLLVLPAHNRRFLEKAAGSGADAVLLDLEDSVPAADKDSARRTLVEALNELDWGRKTVMVRANGLESPWTYQDVIAVLGGAGGRFDLFMLPKVERPGDIVTVATLIDQVERSLGLAKPAGLDALIETAGGLRHAEAIAEAHPRLEGLHFGPADYAASMGIRTTAMGGANPDYQMLTHPDAAGRRDSHWGDASHYPLARMAVAARAAGLRPIDGAYADFPDIEGFRAQARRARALGCEGKWCIHPSQVAAANELFSPSPEEVALARRILSAMADAAHAGRAALVLDGRMIDIATVRQAQALVAKAETIGTAYPDRL